One window of the Cardinium endosymbiont of Culicoides punctatus genome contains the following:
- a CDS encoding helix-turn-helix domain-containing protein encodes MKHIGKTIKGIRKKKGLTQQQIAELVHMHRSNYSKVENGERELSIEAIDKIAKYFGMTIDQLVHFGGNVPDDIVVEDKTLMEQVKLINELEEEEKSMIFKMIDTFLTKKKFKDFFKKNIASL; translated from the coding sequence ATGAAACATATTGGAAAAACTATAAAAGGAATAAGAAAGAAAAAAGGCTTAACGCAACAGCAAATTGCTGAATTAGTACATATGCACCGTTCTAATTATTCTAAGGTCGAAAACGGTGAGCGAGAACTCTCTATTGAAGCAATTGATAAAATTGCTAAATATTTTGGAATGACAATTGATCAGCTAGTACATTTTGGAGGTAATGTACCAGATGATATTGTAGTTGAAGATAAAACATTAATGGAACAAGTAAAACTTATCAATGAACTGGAAGAAGAAGAAAAGTCTATGATCTTTAAAATGATCGATACATTTCTAACAAAGAAAAAATTTAAAGATTTTTTTAAGAAAAATATTGCATCTCTATAG
- a CDS encoding CHC2 zinc finger domain-containing protein has translation MEIKEILQKLSIQTVLSHYGIQINRNKMIRCPFHNDKTPSMQVYPDTNKVFCFSGNCNKNVQPMDTIQFIQEKEKITKYEAIMKAKSLICISIEPHVSKSITQQADLSEVFSRLKQSLFSSSKARSYAENRRIYSAKLEVGYNTGTYYNQLKNCIIFPLKDRGNNIISLYGRHIENKGKDDRHFYTSNRQGLYPGYPKADTKIIIITESIIDAATIQLYTNHKVLSLYGTNVFNEEHKTALASLENLQEIIFFLNGDAAGRAWTQKHSLMLHELLPKVKISNVITPENEDVNSLIISHYPEILEHLIQERIQIFSSLESPHPSTVFSSLENSAKKKDCTTLFSSSEESDSSVLFSSFEASTEKNIQVAENVNETMIPTTGKLNTTNPDYISFSYENLLFSIIGGIALYPLDKLRITLKIQIAQSSNPLHAIRQSNLDLYSEEQIQRFIKTVSEKLEIGTKHLNYAIAALITLLEDYRHARIEAQQPKVEKPKILTSARKEELIAFLQTPSLYKKLNELISKTGVIGEIVNRLIMWTVFTSRLTDNPLHIICLGASGTGKTYLQERMSELIPKQHKISFTASTENALYYVGKTDLKNKLILIEDMDGANSMLFVLRELQSKGYVSKIVPMKDSKGNMKTILLEVEGPICLYGTTTKERMYEDNANRCLLIYLDNTDKQQQNIMQYQRLLSAGKINKAEEEATREFLQDIQLILRPITVVNPFADQLIIPSSVFKPLRTNAHYLQFIEAITFVHQYQREIKRTSTSTPYIETTLEDIELANKLLKEVLLAKSDELTKSCRDFLETLKNLLLKENKASFFRSDIRNWLRIHPDNLRHYLAQLTKYGYIKIVGGNKYTTGFEYEITDREEYTRLQNQVQTALDEALSKLKEITAVKNPFATQPF, from the coding sequence ATGGAGATAAAAGAGATTCTACAAAAACTGTCTATACAGACCGTTTTATCCCATTATGGGATCCAAATAAACCGTAATAAAATGATACGTTGTCCCTTTCACAATGACAAAACCCCAAGCATGCAGGTCTATCCAGACACCAATAAAGTATTCTGTTTCAGTGGTAATTGTAATAAAAATGTACAACCCATGGATACCATCCAGTTTATCCAAGAGAAAGAAAAGATTACCAAATACGAAGCCATAATGAAAGCAAAAAGTCTTATTTGCATAAGCATAGAACCACATGTATCTAAATCCATTACGCAACAAGCGGACCTATCAGAAGTATTTTCTAGGCTTAAACAAAGCCTTTTCAGCAGTAGTAAAGCTAGATCTTATGCAGAAAATAGACGCATATACAGTGCTAAATTAGAAGTAGGCTATAATACAGGAACCTATTATAATCAATTAAAAAATTGTATTATTTTTCCTTTAAAAGACAGAGGTAATAACATTATAAGCCTTTACGGAAGACATATAGAAAACAAAGGAAAAGATGACAGACATTTTTATACATCTAATAGACAAGGCCTTTATCCAGGTTATCCAAAAGCTGATACGAAAATCATTATCATCACAGAAAGTATAATAGATGCAGCTACTATACAGCTTTATACCAACCATAAAGTATTATCTCTATATGGAACCAATGTTTTCAATGAAGAACATAAAACGGCATTAGCCTCTTTAGAAAACCTTCAAGAAATTATCTTCTTTTTAAATGGCGATGCAGCAGGCAGAGCATGGACACAGAAACACAGTCTTATGCTACATGAATTACTGCCAAAAGTAAAGATATCCAACGTCATAACACCAGAAAATGAAGATGTAAACAGCCTTATTATTAGCCATTATCCAGAAATCTTAGAACACCTTATCCAAGAACGTATCCAGATTTTTTCTTCACTTGAATCACCTCACCCCTCTACTGTTTTTTCTTCACTTGAAAACTCAGCTAAAAAAAAAGATTGTACTACCCTTTTTTCTTCATCAGAAGAAAGCGATTCTTCAGTTCTTTTTTCTTCATTTGAAGCCTCAACTGAAAAAAACATACAAGTAGCAGAAAATGTGAATGAAACAATGATCCCTACAACAGGAAAATTAAACACCACAAATCCTGATTACATCAGCTTTTCATATGAGAACCTACTATTTTCTATTATTGGAGGAATCGCCTTATACCCACTAGACAAATTAAGAATCACATTAAAAATACAAATAGCACAAAGCTCTAACCCACTACATGCCATTCGACAAAGCAACTTAGACCTATATAGCGAAGAACAAATACAACGCTTTATTAAAACAGTATCAGAGAAATTAGAAATAGGAACCAAACACCTAAACTATGCCATAGCAGCACTTATTACCCTGCTAGAAGATTATCGTCATGCTCGTATAGAAGCTCAACAACCTAAAGTAGAAAAACCAAAAATATTAACTTCGGCTAGAAAAGAAGAACTCATTGCCTTCCTCCAAACACCAAGCCTCTACAAAAAACTAAACGAACTTATCAGTAAAACAGGTGTAATAGGAGAAATAGTCAACAGACTAATTATGTGGACCGTATTTACCTCGAGGCTTACCGATAACCCCTTACACATTATATGTTTAGGTGCATCAGGAACAGGAAAAACTTATTTGCAAGAACGTATGAGTGAACTCATACCAAAGCAACATAAAATAAGCTTCACAGCCTCAACAGAAAATGCACTTTACTATGTTGGGAAAACAGATCTTAAAAATAAACTCATCCTTATTGAGGATATGGACGGAGCAAACAGTATGCTCTTTGTATTACGTGAGTTACAAAGCAAAGGCTATGTAAGTAAAATCGTTCCCATGAAAGATAGCAAAGGAAATATGAAAACCATTTTATTAGAAGTAGAAGGCCCTATCTGCCTATATGGAACTACAACTAAAGAGCGTATGTATGAAGATAACGCCAACCGTTGTCTGCTAATTTATCTTGATAATACGGATAAACAGCAACAAAATATTATGCAGTATCAAAGACTTCTGAGTGCTGGAAAAATAAACAAAGCTGAAGAAGAAGCTACCAGAGAATTTTTACAAGACATACAACTCATATTACGTCCTATAACTGTGGTTAATCCCTTTGCAGATCAGTTAATTATTCCTTCAAGTGTATTCAAACCCCTTCGTACCAATGCCCATTACTTACAATTTATAGAAGCGATAACCTTTGTACATCAATACCAAAGAGAAATAAAGAGAACATCTACCAGTACTCCTTATATAGAAACCACTTTAGAAGATATAGAATTAGCCAATAAACTTTTAAAAGAAGTTTTGCTAGCTAAAAGCGATGAACTTACTAAATCCTGTCGAGATTTTTTAGAAACGCTCAAAAACTTGCTATTAAAAGAAAATAAGGCCAGTTTCTTTAGAAGTGATATCAGAAATTGGCTAAGAATCCATCCCGACAACCTACGTCACTATTTGGCACAGCTAACTAAATATGGCTATATCAAAATAGTAGGAGGCAATAAATATACCACAGGATTTGAGTACGAAATAACTGATAGAGAAGAATATACCAGATTACAAAACCAAGTACAAACAGCATTAGACGAAGCCCTATCTAAATTAAAAGAAATTACAGCAGTTAAAAATCCGTTCGCAACTCAACCGTTTTAA
- a CDS encoding tyrosine-type recombinase/integrase, whose translation MEVSGRKFLPPATPFQSHQFSFIKWLQCLGYAMETIKGYKRKLTTFFCWLEKHHIKDLSDITPNHLASYNQFLHQKKNLRKVGGLGSSYIQSHINIVCLLSKYLELTGEQKIFTGNIRVESNIASQRKILTQEEINQLYESTDDSLNGLRDRAILGLYYGCGLRCCEGIRLKTNHIDYKKQLLYVAPSKNYRDRFIPMNDRITKDLQDYETYSRPNFIYNHNTILFLLRPGGHSLNNSFLNNRLKHLLEKAKIKQEISLHSLRHSIATHFLHQGMPLEQISKFLGHITLESTQIYTRIAEELNT comes from the coding sequence ATGGAAGTAAGCGGACGAAAATTTTTACCCCCTGCCACCCCCTTTCAAAGCCATCAATTCTCCTTTATAAAATGGTTACAATGTTTAGGATATGCTATGGAAACCATCAAAGGCTATAAAAGAAAGTTGACAACGTTTTTTTGTTGGTTAGAAAAACATCATATCAAAGACTTATCTGATATTACTCCCAATCATTTAGCTTCCTACAATCAATTTTTACATCAAAAAAAAAACTTACGAAAAGTAGGTGGACTTGGTTCTTCTTACATTCAGAGCCATATCAATATTGTTTGCTTATTAAGCAAATACCTGGAACTTACTGGAGAACAAAAAATATTTACAGGTAATATCCGTGTTGAATCCAACATAGCAAGCCAAAGAAAGATTCTTACTCAAGAAGAAATAAATCAACTATACGAATCTACTGATGACAGTCTTAACGGTCTAAGAGACAGAGCTATTTTAGGACTCTATTACGGTTGTGGGTTAAGATGTTGTGAAGGAATACGATTAAAAACAAATCATATTGATTATAAAAAACAACTTTTATATGTAGCACCTAGTAAAAACTATAGAGACAGGTTTATTCCTATGAATGATCGCATTACTAAAGATTTACAAGATTACGAGACCTATAGCAGACCTAATTTTATTTATAACCATAACACCATACTATTTTTGCTGAGACCAGGTGGACATTCATTAAATAATAGTTTCTTGAATAATAGATTAAAACATTTATTAGAGAAAGCAAAAATAAAACAAGAAATCAGTCTACACAGTTTGCGTCATTCTATAGCCACTCATTTTTTACATCAAGGTATGCCATTAGAACAAATTAGTAAATTTTTAGGGCACATCACATTAGAAAGTACACAAATTTATACACGAATTGCAGAAGAACTAAACACATAA
- a CDS encoding tyrosine-type recombinase/integrase, which produces MHNDLTSYLTEKRFARKTIKRIVHCANHYINWLTVNNIHIKEATYKDLINYITYLQKSKSKQVTNEHLKSISYYYRSADIPDIAYQVRIKGIERKQQILFTEEELDHIYHSYLPEDQQSLFRHSNKILLSFSIYQALDTSDMARLEIQHLNLQTGKLYVPASQKRKVARTLDLVSHQILQLHYYIENHRDKSTEKLISPQAANENKFYHQLRILNKQMRHHGCNLQMNISCLKQFRQSRITLWIKQYGLRKTQYYAGFKSVNSVESYKQKDSEDLRKYILQFHPLQ; this is translated from the coding sequence ATGCACAACGATCTTACATCTTACTTAACGGAAAAAAGATTTGCAAGAAAGACAATAAAAAGAATAGTACATTGTGCTAACCATTATATAAACTGGCTTACAGTCAATAATATCCATATAAAAGAAGCAACCTATAAAGATTTAATCAACTACATTACATACCTACAAAAAAGCAAAAGCAAACAAGTAACCAATGAACACTTAAAGTCCATAAGTTATTATTATCGCAGCGCAGATATTCCAGATATTGCCTATCAAGTACGTATAAAAGGCATTGAAAGAAAACAACAAATATTATTTACTGAAGAAGAACTTGATCATATTTATCACAGTTATCTTCCAGAAGATCAGCAAAGTCTTTTTAGACATAGCAATAAAATATTATTGAGTTTTAGTATTTATCAAGCATTAGATACCAGTGATATGGCACGTTTAGAAATCCAACACCTAAACTTACAAACTGGGAAACTATATGTTCCAGCTAGTCAAAAAAGGAAAGTAGCCCGTACATTAGACTTAGTATCTCATCAGATATTACAATTGCATTATTATATAGAAAACCATAGAGATAAAAGCACCGAAAAACTTATTAGTCCTCAGGCAGCTAACGAGAACAAGTTTTATCATCAACTTCGGATCCTGAACAAACAAATGCGTCATCATGGATGTAATTTACAAATGAATATCAGTTGTTTAAAACAATTTAGACAATCTAGAATCACACTTTGGATTAAACAATACGGTTTACGTAAAACACAATACTATGCAGGATTTAAATCTGTCAATAGTGTTGAATCATACAAACAGAAAGACAGTGAGGATTTACGGAAATATATTTTGCAGTTCCATCCATTACAATAG
- a CDS encoding AAA family ATPase, producing the protein MGQIYSGHQKSDEDMQIDHDNKRQKLGYDNIPIGVVSIEEMLSTQYYVDKTDHAYTLMSGVNKFIFLSRPRRFGKSLFVSTLEEIAKGNKELFQDCHIYNKTNYDWKKYPVIRLSFSRLVNETPENLKQSIHKSLQRIAIKYGVEEKILAFRESLTTISSKKEDDTFQEYCIDLVDNLITLEGYEPKVVVLVDEYDAPFINQSDPIIKEKNREVVRNFLTVIKDLSLDNKIKLEFVTGVSAYCFKECKSGPNNLNDITLDKNYETIAGYKEEDLLQKGSVYSKKIDELAEERNVSRDILIGEMRDMYNGYKFHPGEKTISVYNPLSTLMFLSRNELDNYWINTGTPTFLVNKMNKLNADINFSTQPIEVVKSKLIEHNEDSLTIEGAMFQAGYLTIKGYKNKIEQGRFIRPNEPILLEFPNDEVEDSFYDFLVPEFKKKSKLEGEKIKDKIITKLKDIDLEGFVKVIRSCMSSIPSNLSNPKHNRNEAYYHTALHCLLEGAELNPLSEHATSEGRIDIVIDSLSDVTYIFELKHDQNSNTALGQIEGNNYREKFLYKDKNIVLIGLNFSSKIRNVEQKFDFTIYDEDGNQTTKDAILGSRKHIRDREVNRQRG; encoded by the coding sequence ATGGGGCAAATATATTCAGGCCATCAAAAATCAGATGAAGATATGCAAATAGATCATGATAATAAAAGGCAGAAATTAGGTTATGACAATATCCCTATTGGTGTTGTTTCTATAGAAGAAATGTTATCTACACAGTATTATGTAGATAAGACTGATCATGCTTATACATTAATGTCTGGTGTTAATAAATTCATCTTTCTCTCCCGTCCCCGTAGATTTGGAAAATCCTTATTTGTTAGCACATTAGAAGAAATAGCTAAAGGAAATAAAGAGCTATTTCAAGATTGCCATATCTATAATAAAACTAACTATGATTGGAAGAAATATCCTGTCATTAGGTTGAGTTTTTCAAGATTAGTTAATGAAACACCTGAAAATCTAAAACAATCAATTCATAAATCTTTACAAAGAATAGCTATAAAATATGGCGTAGAAGAAAAAATACTTGCTTTTAGGGAATCATTAACAACTATTTCTTCTAAAAAAGAAGATGATACTTTTCAAGAATATTGTATAGACTTAGTTGATAACTTAATAACCTTAGAAGGTTACGAACCTAAAGTAGTCGTCCTGGTAGACGAATATGATGCTCCTTTTATTAATCAATCAGATCCAATTATAAAAGAAAAAAATCGTGAAGTAGTTCGAAATTTTTTGACAGTTATAAAGGATCTTTCTCTTGACAATAAAATTAAATTAGAATTTGTCACAGGTGTTAGTGCTTACTGTTTTAAAGAATGTAAATCTGGACCGAATAATCTAAATGATATTACTTTAGATAAAAACTATGAAACTATAGCTGGTTATAAAGAAGAAGATTTATTACAGAAAGGTTCTGTTTACAGTAAAAAAATAGATGAGTTAGCAGAAGAAAGAAATGTAAGTAGAGATATACTAATTGGTGAAATGCGTGATATGTATAATGGTTATAAATTTCATCCTGGAGAAAAGACGATATCTGTATATAATCCATTGTCAACATTAATGTTTTTAAGTCGTAATGAATTAGATAACTATTGGATTAATACAGGAACGCCTACATTTTTAGTGAATAAAATGAATAAGTTAAATGCTGATATAAACTTTTCTACTCAGCCTATTGAAGTTGTAAAATCTAAATTAATAGAACACAATGAGGATAGTTTAACTATAGAAGGCGCTATGTTTCAAGCAGGCTATCTAACTATCAAGGGATATAAAAATAAAATAGAACAAGGAAGATTTATTAGACCTAATGAGCCAATATTACTAGAATTTCCTAATGATGAAGTTGAAGATTCTTTTTATGATTTTTTAGTACCAGAATTTAAGAAAAAATCGAAATTAGAAGGTGAAAAAATTAAAGATAAAATAATTACAAAACTGAAAGATATAGATCTAGAAGGTTTTGTTAAAGTTATTAGATCATGCATGTCAAGTATACCCTCTAATTTATCTAATCCAAAGCATAATAGAAATGAAGCCTACTACCATACAGCTTTACACTGTTTATTGGAAGGAGCGGAACTAAATCCACTTAGTGAACATGCTACTAGTGAAGGTAGGATAGATATTGTTATTGACTCATTAAGTGATGTTACCTATATATTTGAATTAAAACATGACCAAAATTCTAATACTGCTTTAGGTCAGATAGAAGGTAATAATTATAGGGAAAAGTTTCTTTATAAAGACAAAAATATAGTCCTTATAGGACTTAATTTCTCTAGTAAAATTCGTAATGTTGAACAAAAATTTGATTTTACCATCTACGATGAAGATGGCAATCAAACTACTAAAGATGCTATTCTTGGTAGCCGTAAGCATATACGTGATAGGGAAGTTAACAGACAACGAGGATAA
- a CDS encoding recombinase family protein: MLIGYARVSTMDQNIALQMDALRMAGCEKIFTESASGSHKDRPQLKAALEYLRSGDTLVVWKLSRLARSLTQVIKTVSDINERNIALKVLTQNIDTATPEGRLFFHITASFDEFQRELIVENTRAGLVAANKRGRRGGRPKCMDEQSIKKAESMLKDTQNYPFIGDVIDQLNVGRTAFYRYFTSDRIKQLRGEHVQI; encoded by the coding sequence ATGCTCATTGGATATGCTCGTGTTTCAACCATGGACCAGAACATTGCACTGCAAATGGATGCTTTGCGTATGGCCGGGTGTGAAAAAATTTTTACGGAAAGTGCTTCAGGCTCTCATAAAGATAGACCACAATTAAAAGCTGCCCTTGAATATTTACGTTCAGGAGATACGCTTGTTGTCTGGAAACTCTCTAGATTAGCACGATCCCTTACTCAAGTAATCAAAACAGTCAGTGATATTAATGAACGGAATATTGCTCTTAAAGTACTCACCCAAAATATAGATACAGCCACCCCAGAAGGGCGATTGTTCTTCCATATAACAGCTTCATTTGATGAATTTCAACGGGAATTAATCGTTGAAAATACAAGAGCCGGTCTAGTAGCTGCTAACAAACGAGGACGTAGAGGGGGAAGACCAAAATGTATGGATGAGCAAAGCATTAAAAAAGCGGAATCAATGCTCAAGGATACGCAAAACTATCCTTTCATTGGAGATGTCATTGACCAGCTCAATGTTGGCAGAACGGCTTTCTATCGTTATTTCACTTCAGACCGTATAAAACAACTACGAGGAGAGCATGTACAAATCTAA
- a CDS encoding AAA family ATPase: MHQDPKDLENKRPLEEVEIGSDSKRQKYGYDNIPIGVVSIEEMLSTQYYVDKTNHAYTLMSGVNKFIFLSRPRRFGKSLFVSTLEEIAKGNKELFQDCYIYNSGYDWKKYPVIRVDFSKVDNDDSELLKHTLINRLYDIACEYDVKIDIPTEKNPIKDYTINLINKLYSKFIELKKTDESYEPKIVVLVDEYDAPFINQSDPVIKESNRLIVRDFLGVIKSLSIDNKIKLEFVTGVSAYCFKECNSGPNNLDDITLDQDYATIAGYREKEDLLQEGSAYYKRIKELAEEQELDTNTIISHMRSKYNGYKFATHKNTISVYNPWSTLKFLKHGILNNYWYNTGTPTFLTKRVDDSYFNIDFSQNIITTEYKLTSPKENELNMVGKMFQSGYLTIDKYEPPLKKGELASDTKPLLVTFPNDEVKESFYNSLSEEIEESLKSKGRDSEDNVRNSLINVDIDGFISTLESSFSSIPYFLFLQEQNKNEAFYHSVLHAFLRGAKLNPESEKCSNLGRIDIVINSIPSLTYIFELKHGQDANTALKQTENTKYIQQYIRQNKDIVVIGINFDSEDRNLNDYECKYYDSKGNEIPDRDAFLDHIGNRKKNRNRVNRQRG; encoded by the coding sequence ATGCATCAAGATCCAAAAGACTTAGAAAATAAAAGACCATTAGAAGAGGTAGAAATAGGGTCTGATAGTAAAAGACAGAAATATGGATATGATAATATCCCTATTGGTGTTGTTTCTATAGAAGAAATGTTATCTACGCAGTATTATGTAGATAAGACGAATCATGCTTATACATTAATGTCTGGTGTTAATAAATTCATCTTTCTTTCCCGTCCCCGTAGATTTGGAAAATCCTTATTTGTTAGCACATTAGAAGAAATAGCTAAAGGAAATAAAGAGCTATTTCAAGATTGCTATATCTATAATTCTGGTTATGATTGGAAGAAATATCCTGTGATTAGGGTGGACTTTTCAAAAGTAGATAATGATGACTCAGAATTACTTAAACATACTCTTATAAATAGGTTATATGATATTGCTTGTGAATACGATGTAAAAATTGATATTCCTACAGAAAAAAATCCTATTAAAGATTATACAATAAACTTAATTAACAAACTATATTCAAAATTCATAGAACTTAAAAAGACGGATGAAAGTTACGAACCTAAAATAGTCGTCTTAGTAGACGAATACGATGCTCCATTTATTAACCAATCAGATCCCGTCATAAAAGAAAGTAATCGTTTAATTGTACGAGATTTTTTAGGAGTTATTAAAAGCCTTTCTATTGACAATAAGATTAAGCTAGAATTTGTCACAGGTGTTAGTGCTTACTGTTTTAAAGAATGCAACTCTGGTCCTAATAATTTAGACGACATTACTTTAGATCAAGATTATGCAACTATAGCTGGTTATAGAGAAAAAGAAGATTTATTACAGGAGGGTTCTGCCTATTATAAACGTATAAAAGAGCTAGCCGAGGAACAAGAATTGGATACAAATACAATTATATCACATATGCGTTCCAAATATAATGGATATAAGTTTGCTACACATAAAAATACTATTTCAGTATATAACCCTTGGTCTACACTAAAATTTTTAAAACATGGTATACTAAATAACTATTGGTATAATACAGGAACGCCTACTTTTTTAACTAAAAGAGTTGATGACTCCTATTTTAACATAGATTTTAGTCAAAATATTATTACTACAGAGTATAAATTAACCAGTCCTAAAGAAAATGAGTTAAATATGGTTGGTAAAATGTTCCAATCAGGCTATCTAACTATTGATAAGTATGAACCACCATTAAAGAAAGGAGAACTTGCATCAGATACAAAGCCTTTATTAGTAACATTCCCTAATGATGAAGTAAAAGAATCTTTCTATAATTCGTTATCAGAAGAAATTGAAGAATCCTTAAAATCCAAAGGTAGAGATAGCGAGGATAACGTAAGAAATTCCCTAATAAATGTGGACATAGATGGTTTTATTTCTACCCTTGAATCTTCTTTTTCAAGTATCCCTTATTTCTTATTTTTGCAAGAACAAAATAAAAATGAAGCTTTTTACCATTCAGTGCTTCATGCTTTTTTAAGAGGAGCTAAACTGAATCCAGAAAGTGAAAAATGTTCTAATCTAGGAAGAATAGATATTGTTATTAATTCTATACCAAGTCTCACGTACATATTTGAATTAAAACATGGTCAAGATGCTAATACTGCATTAAAACAGACAGAAAATACTAAGTATATCCAACAGTATATTCGTCAGAACAAGGATATTGTTGTTATAGGAATAAATTTTGACAGTGAAGATCGTAATCTTAATGATTATGAGTGTAAATATTATGATTCAAAAGGAAATGAAATACCTGATAGAGATGCTTTTTTAGATCATATAGGTAACCGTAAAAAAAATCGTAATAGAGTTAACAGACAACGAGGATAA
- a CDS encoding ISAs1 family transposase has protein sequence MNILQLINEIPDPRMEGKVVYKFSTIVFVVLCGILSGCESWSDIEDYCESKREWLGQYVDLKNGVPSEWTFRRVFTLLDPDHIESLLRANAKQIVKDKSPSDQIAIDGKAIRGSKKQDLKCLYSISAWCHENGLVLGEIQADSKSNEITAIPLLLESLDLKTNTVTIDAAGCQKSIAEIIVKKKGDYVLGLKRNHPKLYKAVEEYIKKVGESNENLLFDAFDDSHGRRVRRRAFGYDVSKLPEQGFCTKFQ, from the coding sequence ATGAATATATTACAATTAATCAATGAGATTCCTGATCCTCGAATGGAAGGGAAGGTAGTCTATAAATTTAGCACGATTGTATTTGTGGTATTGTGCGGAATACTATCTGGTTGTGAGAGCTGGTCTGACATAGAAGATTACTGTGAGTCTAAGAGAGAATGGCTTGGACAATATGTAGATTTAAAAAACGGAGTGCCGTCAGAATGGACATTTAGGAGAGTTTTTACATTACTAGACCCCGATCATATAGAATCTTTGTTAAGAGCTAATGCAAAGCAAATAGTAAAAGACAAAAGCCCGAGCGATCAAATTGCAATTGACGGTAAAGCTATACGCGGCAGTAAAAAGCAAGATCTAAAATGTCTTTATTCAATTAGTGCTTGGTGTCATGAGAACGGCTTGGTTTTAGGAGAGATACAAGCCGATAGCAAATCTAACGAGATAACGGCAATTCCGTTATTATTAGAATCGCTTGATTTAAAGACAAATACGGTGACTATTGATGCGGCAGGATGCCAAAAATCTATAGCCGAGATAATAGTGAAGAAGAAAGGCGATTATGTTTTAGGTCTAAAGCGTAACCATCCAAAACTATATAAAGCGGTTGAAGAATATATTAAGAAAGTTGGAGAAAGTAACGAAAATCTACTATTTGATGCTTTCGACGATAGTCACGGTAGAAGAGTTCGTCGTCGAGCTTTTGGCTATGATGTAAGTAAACTACCGGAACAGGGGTTTTGCACGAAATTTCAGTAA
- a CDS encoding type II toxin-antitoxin system RelE/ParE family toxin, which translates to MYIIRLSIGSKGKGKSGGARVLTLVKVEEMTVLLFAIYDKSIKDTLSTKEIQELINNT; encoded by the coding sequence ATGTATATAATACGTTTATCTATTGGATCTAAAGGAAAAGGGAAATCAGGTGGGGCAAGAGTTTTAACTTTGGTAAAAGTTGAAGAAATGACTGTCTTACTTTTTGCTATCTATGATAAAAGTATCAAGGATACACTTTCCACTAAAGAAATTCAAGAATTAATTAATAATACATAA
- a CDS encoding helix-turn-helix domain-containing protein, with amino-acid sequence MNIGERIIQLRKECNISQSELAKKTAMSRTIIGNYERNANTPSIEVLAKLAKVFNVSLDFLIGEGEIASFNKDVLKRIEGIQNLDTDTKNHLFFIIDTVIQHFNTKKAFLK; translated from the coding sequence ATGAACATAGGCGAACGTATCATTCAACTCAGAAAAGAGTGTAATATTTCACAATCTGAGTTAGCTAAGAAAACTGCAATGTCTCGTACGATTATTGGAAATTACGAACGAAACGCAAACACACCTTCTATTGAAGTGCTTGCAAAATTAGCGAAAGTTTTTAATGTAAGTTTAGATTTTTTAATAGGGGAAGGCGAAATCGCTTCTTTCAATAAAGATGTACTTAAACGTATTGAAGGTATTCAAAACTTAGATACTGATACAAAAAACCACTTGTTTTTTATTATAGATACTGTTATTCAGCATTTTAATACAAAAAAAGCATTTCTAAAATAG